The Actinomycetota bacterium genomic interval GGCATGGTCGGAGTTTGGAAAGAAAAGTCTACCCCGTTCCACGGGAGATAGACGAGGAAATTGCCGGGCTTAAATTATCCTCGATGGGGATTGAAATAGATAAGCTTACCTCCGAGCAAGAAAAGTATCTTAAGTCCTGGGAGATGGGCACCTAATTTTGTTGAAGGTTCGAGGTTCGAGGTTCTAGGTTGAAAGTTTAAGGTTGAGGTGGGATGAAAGAAAGACAAGAAATAGTCCAAGTTATCTCAAAAACTGAATTTACTATCCTCGAAGATTACCTTCGGCTCATTAATTTTTCTGAACGTATCTTAAGTAAACTTAGTGGATTGATCAATTCTCTTAACCCTTGAACCTCTACCTTGAACCTACAACGTAGTTAAATGGGAGGAAAAAATGCAAGGCTATAAAGAAGAGATAATACAAGCTGCAAAAGAGGTCTATGAAAAAGGTTTGGTGATTGGGCGGGTAGGGAATATAAGCTGCCGCGTGGATGAGAGAAAGATTTTAATCAGCTCTACCGGTGCCTGCCTGGGCAAACTATCCGAGAGGGATTTAGTGGTTTTAGATTCCGAGGGAGAAAAGCTGGAAGGGGAGGAGGAACCCTCCACTGAAAAGTGGGTGCACATAGAGATATACAAAGCGCGTCCGGATGTTAATGCCATAGTACATACCCATTCTCCTTATGCCTCAGCCCTTGCCTATTTGAAGAAGAGTTTACGGCCTGTGAATCCCGAAAGTGAGTATATTTTGGGGAAGGTACCGGTTGTTCCTCCCTTCGTCTACGGCACGAGGGAGCTTGCTGAAGCTGTGAGAGACCATTTGAGGGTGGGTAAAGCTGCCCTGCTGGAGATGCATGGTGTCGTGGCTGTGGGTGAGGATTTGAATGAAGCGGTGAACATAGCCGAATTGGTTGAAGAGGTGGCAAAGATAAATTATCTAATCGAAATGCTAGAGAGATAGAGAGTTTGCTGGTTTGCTAATACTATATGGTGACGACATAAATACTGGCAAATTCCAAATACAATTTCTAAACTCTAAACAAATTCAAATGACCGAAGTTAAAAATTCAAAGCAATAAAATCCTCGGTTTGCGTCGTCCTGAGATAGCCCTGAAGGTTTATGTGTAGCCAAAAGGCTACGAGGTTTTTATTAGGGTGAGCGGTGGGCGAAATTGATAAAAGCTATTGAGTGGGTTGATGGAAAGGTAAGGATACTTGATCAAACGAAGCTTCCCCTTAAGGAAGATTATTTGGAATTCACAAATCCTCATCAAGTCGCTGAAGCCATCAAATCCATGAAGATTAGGGGAGCTCCTGCCCTTGGGGTGGCTGCTGCCTTTGGCATCGCTCTTGGGGCTAGAAATTCCACGGCGAAAACCAGCGATCAGTTCATTGATGAGATAGAAAGAGTTTGCGAAGAAATGTCTAAGACTAGACCAACGGCCGCCAATCTCTTTTGGGCCATCCAGAGGATGAAGAGATTGGTTCATAAGAACAAGAATCTTTGCGTCCAGGATCTGAAAAAGGTCCTATATAAGGAAGCAATGGAAATTGCGAGGGAGGATGAAGAGGCAAATCGCCGGTTAGGAGCTCTTGGTGCAGCTCTTATAGAAGATGGGGACAATGTACTCACCCATTGTAATACAGGAGCTCTAGCCACGGGAGGATATGGCACCGCCTTGGGGGTTATTCGAACCGCTTGGGATCAGGGCAAAAAAATTCACGTATATGTGGATGAGACCCGCCCCCTTCTCCAGGGTTCTCGACTGACATGTTGGGAGTTAATGAAGGGAAAAATACCCACCACTTTGATCACCGATAAT includes:
- a CDS encoding class II aldolase/adducin family protein, which codes for MQGYKEEIIQAAKEVYEKGLVIGRVGNISCRVDERKILISSTGACLGKLSERDLVVLDSEGEKLEGEEEPSTEKWVHIEIYKARPDVNAIVHTHSPYASALAYLKKSLRPVNPESEYILGKVPVVPPFVYGTRELAEAVRDHLRVGKAALLEMHGVVAVGEDLNEAVNIAELVEEVAKINYLIEMLER
- the mtnA gene encoding S-methyl-5-thioribose-1-phosphate isomerase, whose amino-acid sequence is MIKAIEWVDGKVRILDQTKLPLKEDYLEFTNPHQVAEAIKSMKIRGAPALGVAAAFGIALGARNSTAKTSDQFIDEIERVCEEMSKTRPTAANLFWAIQRMKRLVHKNKNLCVQDLKKVLYKEAMEIAREDEEANRRLGALGAALIEDGDNVLTHCNTGALATGGYGTALGVIRTAWDQGKKIHVYVDETRPLLQGSRLTCWELMKGKIPTTLITDNMAGFLMSMGEISKVIVGADRIAANGDVANKIGTYTLAVLAKENNIPFYIAAPTSTIDFNILSWKQIPIERRNPREVTHIFGQQIAPSGVSVANPAF